TCACGCCGGCGCCTCCTGACCCATATCTGTCCCACCCACCCTCCTGAATGCTGAGACCTGCCATGACAACCACTGACAGCAGTCCCCGTCCCATCTGGGCGGACCTCACCCTCGAAGCCTTCGGATACTCCAAGGTTGCCCTGATTCTTACAGGCTCGGCAGTCACCCAAGTTATGCCCTTCTGGATTGAATGGGCGGTTTCCGCGGCGCCGGAAACTGAGTTCAAGGTGGTCATGCGGGACTCCGCGCAGCGCTTCATCACCCGTCACAGCATTGAGTCCCGGTTGAAGTCCCGTGTACAGGCCGATACCTGGGGGGAAGAACTCGTTGCTGCACACATCGATTTGGCAGAGTGGGCGGACCTGATCCTGGTCTACCCGGCAACCCTGGACTACTCATCGCGCCTGGCTCACGGCATAGCCGATTCGCCGTCCTTGCTGGCAGCAATGACCACGGAGGCCCAGGTCTGCATCGCTCCGGCATTGCCGCCCCGGGCCCTGGCGAACCCTATCGTCGCCGAGACCCTCAGGAAACTGCGCACGCCGGAAAACTTTCTGGTCATTGACCCCGTCCCCGGCCCCAGCGAGTCCAGCGACGTCGCCCTGGCCTGGGTGCCGCCGTCGTTCCCTTCCGTGCTGCGCCGGCTGGAAGAGGAACGGCTCCTTCGTGCGGGGATGACCGCAGAGGCGGCTACTGTATGAGCGCCGCGATGGATTCCCGGCAGAAATCAGTCATCCGCTCCACCCGGACCGACCTGCTGTCCACGGGTGTTTACCAGGTTGGAGGGGCTTATGAATGGGTGCACAGCCTCGGGGTTGGAGCGCCGATTCCTTTCTCTTCCCTACCGATCAGCATCGCTCCCGCGCCCGGCGCTGACCTCTTGGTGGTAGGGGTCGGGGGCGATCGCCACCGTTCATACTCGACGCCGGCAGGGTCAACGGTCTTCGACCTCATCACGGCGGGTGTGCCCGCAAACCTCCGGGCGGCAGGGCGGATATGGGGAACGGCCCTGAGCGTTCTCCATGACAATGCGTCGCTCATCGACTTTCCGGGAAGTACTCCACGAACCGTCCAGCGTTCGGAGGCATGGCTGGGAGGGGCATGGGAGCCGGCCTGCGACGTTTTGGGCGATTCCGGCCTGCGGGAGATCCGTCGATGGATCGAGCGCGTACTTTCCGACCCCCACCAAGTGGTTGTGCACGGATATCCCGGGATGGCCCACTGGGTGGTGACTCCCGATGGTGCAGCCGGCTCGCTCCTCACCGGCGAGGACCTGGGGCTTGCCCATCCTGCTTATGACATCGCTTGGGTGCTCGGAGAGATGGCGGAACTGCATGCCTTCCACCCTGTGCTGCGGCCAGCCATCGAAGAACTGCGCAACGGTTTCCATGAGACGTGCGGAGAAGGTCCCGCACAGTCCGAGATCGGCCCGGCATTGGCCTTCAGGATTGCCCAGCATGCCTACGACTGGCACCACTATGCCGGAGCAGGAGAAGCCCAGTCGAAGGCACTTCTTCGCTTGGCGAGCTCGTACTTGAACACCACCCCGGAGACGCGATGACTACCCCTTCCATTCTTGGCACACTGGATGGCCGAGCTGTGTACGGCATGCAGCTGGACACCGGAACAAGGCTGATCGCCGTCCATGATCCCTCCGCCCGCATCCTGTCCGTGAGTCTCGGTGTGCCGGCGGGAATGCGCCATGAAATGCCGGGGGAGGAGGGCATGCTCCACCTCCTCGAGCACATGGTGTACCAGGACAGCGAGAACATCACGGCGTTGGAACGGCAGGTTTCGGTTCACAAAGCCGGGGGAATCCTGGGCGGGAACACCCACATGGACTACTCCGAGTTCTACGAGTCCGGTCCCACGGGACACCTCGAACGGATCTCGAGCCGCCTGGTTGAGCAGGTCTTCCAGCCCGCACTGACGCAGGGGCAGATCGCTGAGCAAATAGATGCCGTTGCCACAGAACGGGCGCAACGGTTGGCTCCGGCTCCCGGGGGAATCCTGCCCTGGCCACACCTGACAACACGCTATTGGGCGGACCACTCCAACGGTCATGACGGCAGCGGCGATAGTGACCTCGCAACCCGGGTCACCCGTGAAAAACTACAAGCGCTTCATGGCCGTCTTTACCGCCCCTCGGCGGCTGTACTGACGGCGGTGGCATCTGAAGACCCTCATTACACGCTCCGGTTGCTGGCGGCCCCGTTCTCTGGAATTTCAGACCAGGCGCCCGTCGTCCCCGTGCTGCAAGACTCCGTCCGCAGAGGTGGTTCGACGTCCACGATCTATTCCGGCGGGGCAACGTCCACTCGTCTACTTTCCGCCACGGCTGCAGCGTTTGGTCACTCGGCAGGCCCGGATCTCCTCGGTGATCTTGTGGCAGCTGAGCTGCTGTCCCAGCAGGATGGCCTCGACGCCAGCGCCGGTCTGTTCGGGCCGGGGGACCTGACCCGGGACGATCTGTTCGTCCTGGTGGACGATACCGGGCAAGCCATTGATCCTTCCGAGAGATTCCGGGCGCTGGCGATCGCCGATGATGCAGCAATCGTCCTTGCGGCCCGTCGCGCCCTACTCCGGATGGAAACGTTCACTCACGATGACCAACGGCTCGCCCGGACCGTCACCCGCGACGTGCTTCTGAGGGGGACACCGACGTTCGCCGTTGAACTGGCGGATGCCCTCGCCGAAATATCCGACGACGACACGCGGCTCAGGCCGTTGGTCACCGCCGCGGCACGGCGGCTCGCCGAGCAGGACTCCGTGTCACTGACCGTCCAGCCCTCCGAGGAGATTCTCCGATGATCACCACTCGCCGTTATCTGGCCCAGGTTGACCGGCGCTCCCGCTTCACCACGGTGTCGATGGGCTGGAGAACAACTTCCGACGGCGTCCCGCGCCTGCGCAGCGCCGTTTCCCGGGCGGTGAAACGATGCGGGCCAGCCAAGCAGCCGGTTGCCGTGACATGGACGCCCGGTGATGGCGCCGTGGTGATGACTGCGACCCTGCCGGAGGTGGCTGTACGGGGCTGGACTGAAGATGTCACCAACACCGAGCACCCGGGAATAGCGGAATTCGGTGAGCCCGTGCTTGCTGTTGTGGGTTCTGCCGGCGTTCTGGAAGATCTGGAAGGCAGCCTGTCGGAAGGCGGGGGAGAAGGACCTCCCGCCCCTCGGTCGGCGTTCCGGAGCACCATGCGTCAGACCACGGCACAGGGATTCGAGCAGACGTTTGTCATCGGACAGGACCCCGCGGGCGACGTAGGGTTCGCAGCAACGTTCATGGCCATCTGCCTGGTGGCCGGAGGGCCGGGAACCCTCCTTCCGGACGCCATTCAACAGTCCGGGCACCAGGCAATCCTTCAAGCCGGCCGCGGGCTGCAGGACTCCACGCCGACAGTGAACTGGCAAGTCGTCGCCTCGCGGCCCAACGGTTCGGCTGTTCTGGAAACGGTGCTTTCCACGGTGGCCGGCTACAGAGTTGCCGAGCACAGGGAAGCAGTGGAGCAGGCTAGGGAATTTGCCCGGACAAATCTGAACCGCGCATGGCAGTCCCCGCTTGAACTGGCCCGCTCCCTCGCCCACTACGAGGTGATGGGATGGGGTGGCGAGCTGGTCCTTAACCCGGATACCGCCCTCGACCTTGTGGATTCCGCCGCTATCGGGAAGGCGGTGGAAGGCTTGGTCAGGCCTATCAAGGAGGTCCTGGGACGCAGCTAGTGCGTCATGAACTTCAGGAATCCAACCCTGTCCGAGAACCGGGGCCAAGGTCCACCAGCCCTCCTTCGACCGCGGCCACAAGGATCTGTACGCGGTCCCGCACACCGAGCTTCTCCATGACGTTCACGAAGCGTGCTTTGATGGTGGACTCTGTCACGAAGAGCTCCGCAGCCATCTCACGGTTGCTCATTCCACGTCCGAGTAGCTGGATCACTTCCAGCTCCTTCTTGGTCAGCGCGTCCACGAGCTTGGGGTCCGGAACGACTTCGGCAGGGACGGACTCCGCGAGTCCTGTCACCACATGCCGCGTCACTTTGGAAGACAATACGGATTCGCCGGCCATCACAGTGTGGATGGCGGCGGTGATTTCCTTGGGCAGCGTGTCCTTGACCAGGTATCCCGATGCCCCAGCTCGCAGTAAGTCCACCACGTAGCGATCGGTGGAGAAGGTGCTCAAACCCAGGATGGCGATGTCCGGGAACTCGGCATGGATTTGGGCCGTTGCAGCAACGCCGTCCATCACCGGCATCTGCATATCCATCAGGATCACATCCGGGCGGAGCGAGGCTGCCTGGACCACGGCCACGCGCCCATCCGACGCCTCACCGACCACTTCGATGGACGAATCGGACGAGAGATAATCCCGCAGGATCTCCCGCGCCAACAGCTCATCATCCACCAACAAAACCCGCGTCATACTGATCCCCCAATGTCAGTCCTCGAGCCAATCCTCCCACAAACGCGCTCAGGCATCCGCAGACGCCAGCCCTTCCAGCGGGATGGACACCGCGGTGGTCCACCGCCCCTCGCTGAGGCCGACGTCCATGAATCCTCCGAACACTTCGCAGCGGGCACTCATTGCCTCAAGCCCGGTTTTGGAAGACATGATCGGCTCGGCGGTGGAGACTGTGTTCTCCGAAGCAAGCTGAACGCGATCGGCCCCTACAGTCAAACGCAGATCCACTACCCCGGACGGGTCGGCGTGTTTAAGCACATTGGTTCCCATTTCCCGCACCGTCCGGCGAAGCGCCTGACGCAGGCTTGCCGGGATGCGGGCTACTTCGCCTTCGACCACGAGGCTCACCTGGAAGCCCGCGCGGTCCAGTGCTTCCACAACTCCGTCGAGATCGTGAACCAATCCAACGGCGGTGGTGGTTTCACCGGACATGGCAGGAGCATCCAGAAAACCAGCGGCCTGTCCTTCACGGTCCAGTAGCTGTGAACCGCCTCCCGGCTCCTCCCTTTCCTCTTCCTTCAGGAGGGTCACCAGGCTGCGCAGATCCTGGAGCGTCTGCTGCGCTGCATTCCCGATGCCCTCCAGGATTTGGGACGTCTTCGCTTGGTCGTTCACAAACTCAGCGCGCCGCGCTTGCATGGCAATGATGGTCACGTCGTGGGCCACGATGTCGTGAAGCTCATGGGCAAGGCGTGTTCGTTCCTCGCTGCGGACTTGCGCCTGTTGCTCCTGCAAATCGCGGATGTGGTGCGTGCTTTGCTCGTAGCGATGCCGGTAAACGTTGACGCTGCGCCATGCCGCGGCGGCAAGGAAGACCACCAGCGCCAGCAGCACTGCCGGCTGGTCGGCCATCTCCGGCGTTGATATGTACAAACCCAGCAAGACACTGGGCACGAACAGCGAGAAATTGATGGCCAGCTTCCACGGAAGAAGGAAGGAACAGAAGGCCACCACCACCATCGTGGGGAAGATCATGGCCACCACAAGGGACGCGTCTCCGCCCAAGACCATGATGAGGACCAAGGACAGACACCAGGCAACAGCGGATTGCATGGCACCGATGAGGAGCGCGAGGAGCGGCAGGTACGGGACTACCAGCTCCAACCATCCCTGAAACGACGAAAGATCGTGCTGTTGCCAGCGAATACCCAACGCCAGGAAAAGCAAGGTTGCCAGGACGATAGCCGAGCGAAGAATCCACCCTCCAGGCAGGGGTTTGACGTCAGCGAGCCAGTTCGTCCTACTCATCCACCCAAGTATTACAGAGCCAGCGATTCAACCTCGACGGCGGTGAGGCCCGCCTCGCGCAGGAAGCTCCGAACGTCCCCGAACTCGCGTGCGAAGCCGGCCAGAAAGTGCCGCATGGCAGCTTCCGGGCTCTGCAGGATCATGAGGTCCGGGCTGAAGTACTCGGCTGGTGTGGAAGGGACGCTCAGGCGCCACGTTTCGGCCATGACCTCCAAGACGTCGGGAAGGTTGGCTGTGGTTGCCGCGTAGTCCGCCACCACGTCGTCTTCGGTTCCGCCGGCGGCGAGGAGCCCAATCGCGGACACCACACCGGTCCGGTCCTTGCCGAGCGAACAATGAACCAGCGTGCGTTTGCCGCGGGCGGCAGGTCGAAGTGCATCTCCCACCCACTCCGGCCGCAGCCGGATCCAGCCCAAATACAGATCGCCGAGGTCCTCGGCCGTTTCCACGGCCTGGAGGGACCCCGCAATGGCGTTCGGGTCCAGCGGATTATGGATGAGTTCGACGGCGGGCTGGACGACGGCGGCAGGCTCGCCGCCGTCGTCGTGAACCAGCCACGGAACCAACGAGCGTTCAAGCTCACTCCGCAGGTCCACAATTGCCTGGATGCCGTGCTCCGCCAAGAAACCGTGCGTTGCAGCGGCGTCCAAACCGAACGGCTGGCTTCCCCTGAGTATTCGACCACCGGCCAAAGGACGCAGATTGAGCACAGCCATTGTTTGTCCCCTTAGATCTGGCTCTTGAGGTCGGCCACGGAGTTCAGGATCTGGTTGGGCCGGAACGGGAAGGACACGATTTCTTCCCGCTGCGTGATGCCGCTGAGCACCAAGACCGTGTGCAGGCCCGCTTCCATGCCGGCCACGATGTCCGTGTCCATGCGGTCGCCGATCATGGCCGTGGTCTCGGAGTGGGCGTCGATCTGGTTCATGGCGGAGCGGAACATCATAGGGTTCGGCTTGCCCACAATGTAGGGCTCGCGGCCCGTGGCCTTGGTGATCATGGCGGCTATGGCACCGGTTGCCGGCATGGGGCCGTCCTTGGAGGGGCCGGTGGCGTCCGGGTTGGTGGCGATGAAGCGGGCGCCGGCCAGGATGTGTCGGACGGCCATGGTGATCGCTTCGAAAGAGTAGGTGCGGGTTTCGCCGAGGACCACGAAGTCGGGGTCCGTGTCCGTGAGGATGAACCCGGCCTCGTGCAAAGCGGTAGTGAGCCCGGCTTCGCCGATGGTGTAAGCGCGGTTGCCTGAATCCGAGGACTGGACCTGATCCTTGAGGAATTGGGCAGTGGCCAGTGCTGACGTCCAAATGTTCTCTTCGGGGACTTCCAAGCCGGACGCGCGCAGGCGTGCTGCGAGGTCGCGGGGAGTGAAGATGGAGTTGTTGGTCAAAACCAGGAAGCGCTTGGACGTGTCTACCCAGCGCTGAATGAGCTCAGCCGCTCCGGGGATTGCCTGGTTTTCATGAACCAGGACGCCGTCCATGTCCGTGAGCCAGCATTCGATTTCGTGGCCGTTCCGATAAACCGATGTGGACGTGGTTTCTTCTGCCATATTTGCCTCCGGCTGGGATTGTTCATGCACTGCCACCCAGTCTTTCATCAATCTGCTGCCCCAACATCCTGGAAGCCCCCTTATGTGGGAAGTTCTGCCCATGTGGATAACTCTTGTGACTTGCGTGTGTTGCGTTGGGCTGGACTACGCTGGTTGCGGCGCTGGTGTGCCACCACCATGGGTCGGGGGATCGACATGGTGGATTCATGATGTCGCCGCGCTCCAGCAGGTCCCCACTTACCGCATGTGAAAGGGCCTGTCATGAGCAACAACAACGGAGTGCCGCAGCCTCCCTCCAACCCCGAGGGCGTGCCGCAGCCTCCCTACAACCCGGACGGCGTGCCGCAGCCGCGTTACGACACCGGCAAGGACCAGTACAGCCAGTACCAGCCCGGGCAGACTCAGCCCTTGTATCAGCCCGAAGCCCAGACTGAAGCCTTCCCCGCCCAACACGCCCCTACCCAGGCGTTCGCCGCGCAGCAACCCCAGCAACACCCCGACGGCGAACACGCCGAAACCGTGCACCGCTATCCCCAAGCACAGCAGGGACAGCCGGGCTTCCCGCCGCCGGGCAGCGGATACCCCGGCCAGCCGGGCTACCCAGGCCAACCCGGTGGACCCGGCCAGAACCCAGGCGACCACAACAAGAAGTCGCTGTTCCTCATCCTGGGTGGTGTCGCCGTCGTCGTGATCATTGCGCTGGTGGTGACGTTCACGTGGCTGATTCCGTCGATGACCAAACCTGTGGCCGTTGATACTCCGCTGCCGTCGGTGACGTCTTCCGATGAAGCCTCTGAGGCAGCCGCCGAGCCTTCTGCTGAACCCTCCGGCGAGGCCTCGGCATCCTCCGAAATCCCCGCAGACGCCATTCCGCTGCCCGCAGGCTGGGACGAGTTGGCCGGACCCAGCAATGTTCCGGCCGACGGTGATCCCCTGTTCAGCAAGTGGGTCACGGGCGAATCGTCCTTCCAGTACCTGGCCGAGTGGACCCACGATGAGTCGTTCGGCATCACCAAGGACCCCACCACTGGCGAGGAGATCCAGAAGAAGGCCCAAGGCACGGTGGAGGCTGACGGCGACGGGATCGCGCTCGCCTACGCATTCTTCGCGGAGTCCGAGGAAGGCAAGTTCGGCAAGGATCCGGCGGAGATCAAGAAGGCCATCCAGGACATTGAAGCCCGCTTTAAGGCGATGACCGCCAGCGAGCTGCCCCAGAACCTTGTGGGCCACAAGTGCACGGCCGATTTCAAGACCACCATGCCGGAAATCCGTGAGTTCCGACGCGGCGAGGCTGTGGTCATTGGGTTCACCTGCACCAACGCCCGCGGCGAACAGATCCAGGCTGTGAACCTGTTCTCCGTGACACCGTGGGGAACCCCGCAGATGCTTGGCGTCAGCGGCCACAAGGAATACTGGGACGCCCACCCCGGACTCTTTGAGCAGTTGGGCAACTCCTACCGCATCAACAAATGGAAGATGGTCTAAGGACCCTCACAGGGCGCCAAGACGGGCAACCGGGCGGGGCTAAAGTTGAGGGGTGACTGACCTTCCCCCCAATACAGCCCTGCCCACGCCTGCCGAAACCACCGCGGAGGGCGAGGCGGAAGCGAAACCGGAGGTCGGCGTCGGGCCGTGGGA
This genomic interval from Paenarthrobacter aurescens TC1 contains the following:
- a CDS encoding Flavoprotein domain protein (identified by match to protein family HMM PF02441), with translation MLRPAMTTTDSSPRPIWADLTLEAFGYSKVALILTGSAVTQVMPFWIEWAVSAAPETEFKVVMRDSAQRFITRHSIESRLKSRVQADTWGEELVAAHIDLAEWADLILVYPATLDYSSRLAHGIADSPSLLAAMTTEAQVCIAPALPPRALANPIVAETLRKLRTPENFLVIDPVPGPSESSDVALAWVPPSFPSVLRRLEEERLLRAGMTAEAATV
- a CDS encoding hypothetical protein (identified by Glimmer2; putative), with product MSAAMDSRQKSVIRSTRTDLLSTGVYQVGGAYEWVHSLGVGAPIPFSSLPISIAPAPGADLLVVGVGGDRHRSYSTPAGSTVFDLITAGVPANLRAAGRIWGTALSVLHDNASLIDFPGSTPRTVQRSEAWLGGAWEPACDVLGDSGLREIRRWIERVLSDPHQVVVHGYPGMAHWVVTPDGAAGSLLTGEDLGLAHPAYDIAWVLGEMAELHAFHPVLRPAIEELRNGFHETCGEGPAQSEIGPALAFRIAQHAYDWHHYAGAGEAQSKALLRLASSYLNTTPETR
- a CDS encoding putative peptidase M16 family is translated as MLHLLEHMVYQDSENITALERQVSVHKAGGILGGNTHMDYSEFYESGPTGHLERISSRLVEQVFQPALTQGQIAEQIDAVATERAQRLAPAPGGILPWPHLTTRYWADHSNGHDGSGDSDLATRVTREKLQALHGRLYRPSAAVLTAVASEDPHYTLRLLAAPFSGISDQAPVVPVLQDSVRRGGSTSTIYSGGATSTRLLSATAAAFGHSAGPDLLGDLVAAELLSQQDGLDASAGLFGPGDLTRDDLFVLVDDTGQAIDPSERFRALAIADDAAIVLAARRALLRMETFTHDDQRLARTVTRDVLLRGTPTFAVELADALAEISDDDTRLRPLVTAAARRLAEQDSVSLTVQPSEEILR
- a CDS encoding two-component system response regulator (identified by match to protein family HMM PF00072; match to protein family HMM PF00196), which encodes MTRVLLVDDELLAREILRDYLSSDSSIEVVGEASDGRVAVVQAASLRPDVILMDMQMPVMDGVAATAQIHAEFPDIAILGLSTFSTDRYVVDLLRAGASGYLVKDTLPKEITAAIHTVMAGESVLSSKVTRHVVTGLAESVPAEVVPDPKLVDALTKKELEVIQLLGRGMSNREMAAELFVTESTIKARFVNVMEKLGVRDRVQILVAAVEGGLVDLGPGSRTGLDS
- a CDS encoding putative signal transduction histidine kinase (identified by match to protein family HMM PF07730); this translates as MSRTNWLADVKPLPGGWILRSAIVLATLLFLALGIRWQQHDLSSFQGWLELVVPYLPLLALLIGAMQSAVAWCLSLVLIMVLGGDASLVVAMIFPTMVVVAFCSFLLPWKLAINFSLFVPSVLLGLYISTPEMADQPAVLLALVVFLAAAAWRSVNVYRHRYEQSTHHIRDLQEQQAQVRSEERTRLAHELHDIVAHDVTIIAMQARRAEFVNDQAKTSQILEGIGNAAQQTLQDLRSLVTLLKEEEREEPGGGSQLLDREGQAAGFLDAPAMSGETTTAVGLVHDLDGVVEALDRAGFQVSLVVEGEVARIPASLRQALRRTVREMGTNVLKHADPSGVVDLRLTVGADRVQLASENTVSTAEPIMSSKTGLEAMSARCEVFGGFMDVGLSEGRWTTAVSIPLEGLASADA
- a CDS encoding putative sugar phosphatase/hydrolase of the HAD superfamily (identified by match to protein family HMM PF00702; match to protein family HMM TIGR01460), which gives rise to MKDWVAVHEQSQPEANMAEETTSTSVYRNGHEIECWLTDMDGVLVHENQAIPGAAELIQRWVDTSKRFLVLTNNSIFTPRDLAARLRASGLEVPEENIWTSALATAQFLKDQVQSSDSGNRAYTIGEAGLTTALHEAGFILTDTDPDFVVLGETRTYSFEAITMAVRHILAGARFIATNPDATGPSKDGPMPATGAIAAMITKATGREPYIVGKPNPMMFRSAMNQIDAHSETTAMIGDRMDTDIVAGMEAGLHTVLVLSGITQREEIVSFPFRPNQILNSVADLKSQI
- a CDS encoding hypothetical protein (identified by Glimmer2; putative), whose translation is MSNNNGVPQPPSNPEGVPQPPYNPDGVPQPRYDTGKDQYSQYQPGQTQPLYQPEAQTEAFPAQHAPTQAFAAQQPQQHPDGEHAETVHRYPQAQQGQPGFPPPGSGYPGQPGYPGQPGGPGQNPGDHNKKSLFLILGGVAVVVIIALVVTFTWLIPSMTKPVAVDTPLPSVTSSDEASEAAAEPSAEPSGEASASSEIPADAIPLPAGWDELAGPSNVPADGDPLFSKWVTGESSFQYLAEWTHDESFGITKDPTTGEEIQKKAQGTVEADGDGIALAYAFFAESEEGKFGKDPAEIKKAIQDIEARFKAMTASELPQNLVGHKCTADFKTTMPEIREFRRGEAVVIGFTCTNARGEQIQAVNLFSVTPWGTPQMLGVSGHKEYWDAHPGLFEQLGNSYRINKWKMV